The following coding sequences lie in one Deinococcus sp. JMULE3 genomic window:
- a CDS encoding DEAD/DEAH box helicase, translating to MILPAVGAFVTGVRDGQTGTVTGHEGGRLVVTWPSGQVTRVARAAVRCGLSAGQVVQDQPRSLRPSLGEGRVLDVRTLGGREQALVEFWAAGERQWLPWEQLVPVWSAQALFEQGVAPLAGFAERFRLRHLALALQHWHRTTGALAQVDIDPLPHQLHLVQRILRSGNLNWLIADDVGLGKTIEVGLLLAALRARGLRRFLLVVPAGLTRQWQAELRTRFGMTQAVIYGQDFEISDPAQWPLFEVVIASMDRLKHERHLDLVRQSGRWDVVVFDEAHRLSRSLYGLTYQTSERYALAATLRALTENVVLLSGTPHQGNIDRFEALLELLRPGPVWRERIARLRLEPQLLAGLVIRNRKADVTDAQGNFIFKGKVTRAVAAPQNEPEEVFDRALRRYLRHGYDASRENQKAIAIGFVMTIYRKLAASSVAAIQGALERRLLRLQRQERAAVQPGPAQPDDPDGGPFVEAEEQVSGTRSEFFSGETEMLRGLIGLARGLRAHDTKLQAFTQTLIGGILAGNPDERVLIFTEYRSTQEYLVQTLNRLAPGRVDVIHGGQTLEERAAAIAHFEESGQFLVSTEAGGEGFNLQRRCHVLVNYDLPWNPMRLVQRVGRLYRYGQERPVVVFNLSVSGSLDDEILRQMYARLDAVAADLASVADEYREGLQEDIVGEVASFLDVSTILAEAATHTPSRTQARIEEALERARQAARQQDDLLRHSSGFDPDALRGELPVGEAHLMAFVDGMFGQLGVTVTQRLHAGQVWEIKLTEDLQRQLNLKQNQRVAFNRHAASRHKATLLDSRSPLLGTLFDLAGTYAFSGHVAQTPPGRAARPARSCAGRTTAVAPLVNASWSSSSSRTVSRSTRRRSVRPCCNPPRTRRASPHSRPKRGRTSNSPCTTCSPRAPATTSTRPGTT from the coding sequence GTGATCCTCCCGGCGGTCGGGGCGTTCGTCACGGGCGTCCGGGACGGGCAGACCGGCACGGTCACCGGGCACGAGGGGGGGCGGCTGGTCGTGACGTGGCCGTCCGGGCAGGTGACGCGCGTGGCCCGCGCGGCCGTCCGCTGCGGCCTGAGTGCCGGGCAGGTCGTGCAGGACCAGCCGCGCAGCCTGCGTCCGTCCCTCGGGGAGGGCCGCGTGCTGGACGTACGGACCCTCGGCGGGCGGGAACAGGCGCTGGTGGAATTCTGGGCGGCCGGGGAGCGGCAGTGGCTGCCGTGGGAGCAGCTCGTGCCGGTCTGGAGCGCCCAGGCGCTGTTCGAGCAGGGCGTGGCGCCCCTGGCGGGTTTCGCGGAGCGCTTCCGGTTGCGGCACCTGGCGCTGGCGCTGCAGCACTGGCACCGCACGACGGGCGCACTGGCGCAGGTGGACATCGACCCGCTGCCGCACCAGTTGCACCTCGTGCAGCGCATCCTGCGGAGCGGGAACCTCAACTGGCTCATCGCGGACGACGTCGGCCTGGGCAAGACGATCGAGGTGGGCCTGCTGCTCGCGGCGCTGCGGGCGCGGGGGCTGCGCCGCTTCCTGCTGGTCGTCCCGGCGGGCCTGACCCGGCAGTGGCAGGCGGAACTCCGCACCCGCTTCGGGATGACGCAGGCGGTGATCTACGGGCAGGATTTCGAGATCAGCGACCCCGCGCAGTGGCCGCTGTTCGAGGTGGTGATCGCCTCCATGGACCGCCTGAAGCACGAGCGGCACCTGGACCTCGTGCGGCAGTCGGGCCGCTGGGACGTGGTGGTGTTCGACGAGGCGCACCGCCTGTCGCGCAGCCTGTACGGCCTGACGTACCAGACGTCCGAACGCTACGCGCTGGCCGCGACGCTCCGCGCCCTGACCGAGAACGTCGTGCTGCTCAGCGGCACGCCCCACCAGGGGAACATCGACCGTTTCGAGGCGCTCCTCGAACTGCTGCGGCCCGGCCCGGTCTGGCGGGAACGGATCGCGCGGCTGCGCCTCGAACCGCAGCTGCTCGCGGGGCTGGTCATCCGCAACCGCAAGGCGGACGTGACCGACGCGCAGGGGAACTTCATCTTCAAAGGGAAGGTCACCCGCGCGGTCGCCGCGCCGCAGAACGAGCCGGAAGAGGTGTTCGACCGGGCGCTGCGCCGCTACCTGAGGCACGGGTACGACGCGAGCCGGGAGAACCAGAAGGCCATCGCGATCGGGTTCGTGATGACGATCTACCGCAAGCTCGCCGCGTCCAGTGTGGCGGCCATCCAGGGCGCCCTGGAACGCCGCCTGCTGCGCCTGCAACGCCAGGAACGGGCAGCCGTCCAGCCCGGACCCGCCCAGCCGGACGACCCGGACGGCGGCCCGTTCGTGGAGGCTGAAGAGCAGGTCAGCGGCACCCGCAGCGAGTTCTTCTCCGGCGAGACCGAGATGCTGCGCGGCCTGATCGGGCTCGCGCGGGGGCTGCGGGCGCACGACACGAAACTTCAGGCGTTCACGCAGACCCTGATCGGCGGCATCCTGGCCGGCAACCCGGACGAGCGGGTGCTGATCTTCACCGAGTACCGCTCCACGCAGGAGTACCTCGTACAGACCCTGAACAGGCTCGCGCCGGGCCGCGTGGACGTCATCCACGGCGGGCAGACCCTCGAGGAACGCGCCGCGGCCATCGCGCACTTCGAGGAATCCGGGCAGTTCCTGGTGTCCACCGAGGCCGGCGGGGAGGGCTTCAACCTGCAGCGCCGCTGCCACGTCCTCGTGAACTACGACCTGCCGTGGAACCCCATGCGGCTCGTGCAGCGCGTCGGGCGCCTCTACCGCTACGGGCAGGAGCGGCCGGTCGTGGTGTTCAACCTCAGCGTGTCGGGCAGCCTCGACGACGAGATCCTGCGGCAGATGTACGCGCGGCTCGACGCGGTCGCCGCCGACCTCGCCTCCGTCGCCGACGAGTACCGCGAGGGCCTGCAGGAGGACATCGTCGGTGAGGTCGCGAGTTTCCTCGACGTGAGCACCATCCTGGCCGAGGCTGCCACGCACACGCCCAGCCGCACGCAGGCCCGCATCGAGGAGGCCCTCGAACGCGCCCGGCAGGCCGCGCGGCAACAGGACGACCTGCTGCGCCACTCCAGCGGCTTCGACCCGGACGCCCTGCGCGGCGAACTCCCGGTCGGGGAGGCACACCTGATGGCGTTCGTGGACGGCATGTTCGGGCAGCTCGGCGTGACCGTCACCCAGCGCCTCCACGCGGGGCAGGTGTGGGAGATCAAACTCACGGAGGACCTGCAACGCCAGCTGAACCTCAAGCAGAACCAGCGGGTCGCGTTCAACCGCCACGCGGCCAGCAGGCACAAGGCCACGCTGCTCGACAGCCGCTCTCCCCTGCTCGGCACCCTGTTCGACCTGGCCGGAACGTACGCCTTCAGTGGTCACGTCGCCCAGACGCCCCCGGGGCGGGCGGCACGGCCTGCGCGGTCCTGCGCTGGCAGGACGACCGCGGTCGCCCCCTTAGTGAACGCTTCGTGGTCCTCCAGCAGCAGCAGGACGGTGTCACGGTCAACCCGCCGGCGTTCAGTCAGGCCCTGCTGCAACCCGCCGCGGACACGCCGGGCCTCCCCGCACTCACGCCCGAAGCGTGGCCGGACTTCGAACTCGCCCTGCACGACCTGCTCGCCGCGGGCGCCAGCGACGACCTCCACCCGGCCGGGTACCACGTGA
- a CDS encoding transposase family protein, translating into MRLEKLKSRGRSFERLVGLSPAEFDQLLIELEPLWERSHHRSLSRAGRVRRIGAGNTFKLDLSQRLLVTLLYLRQYFTMHVLGILFDLDAANICRNIHALLPVLEQALPAPLRPRTLQAEPDEAPGGASRNPRKIRSLEEFLEIFPELTDVIVDGTEQPRGQPKVKKGENPGKKAVGRPKDKKRFYSVKKRTHTLKTQVAVTPEGQIVHLSATASGRTHDMKVLRRSRLMNRLPRHVRVWGDRGYTGMEKVYPDWETIVPAKRPKNGELSKEQRELNRLISKVRISAENAIGRIKKFRVCKEFFRNRTSQHGVMWGCVAGLVNLRWQRRHHLCTP; encoded by the coding sequence TTGCGGCTTGAGAAGCTGAAATCCAGGGGGCGGTCCTTTGAACGGCTGGTGGGGTTGAGTCCTGCCGAGTTTGACCAGCTGCTGATTGAACTGGAGCCCTTGTGGGAACGGAGTCATCACCGCTCCCTTTCCCGCGCCGGACGGGTCCGGCGCATCGGAGCGGGCAACACCTTCAAGCTCGACCTCAGCCAGCGACTGCTGGTCACGCTGCTCTATCTGCGACAGTACTTCACCATGCATGTTCTGGGCATCCTGTTCGATCTGGACGCGGCGAACATCTGCCGGAACATCCATGCCCTGCTGCCGGTCCTGGAGCAGGCGTTGCCTGCTCCCCTCCGTCCCCGGACGCTCCAGGCCGAGCCGGATGAGGCTCCTGGAGGGGCGAGCAGGAACCCGAGGAAAATACGCTCTCTAGAGGAGTTTCTGGAGATCTTCCCCGAACTGACCGACGTGATCGTGGATGGGACTGAGCAACCTCGCGGGCAGCCGAAAGTGAAGAAGGGGGAGAACCCCGGCAAGAAGGCGGTCGGGCGGCCCAAGGACAAGAAGCGCTTTTACAGCGTCAAGAAAAGGACCCATACCCTGAAAACCCAGGTGGCGGTGACGCCCGAAGGACAGATCGTGCACCTCAGTGCGACCGCCAGCGGTCGCACCCACGACATGAAGGTGCTGCGACGTTCCCGACTGATGAACCGACTGCCCAGGCACGTCCGGGTGTGGGGAGACCGGGGCTATACCGGAATGGAGAAGGTCTATCCGGACTGGGAAACCATCGTGCCCGCCAAACGACCGAAGAACGGCGAGTTGAGCAAGGAGCAACGTGAGCTGAATCGGCTGATCTCCAAGGTGCGGATCAGCGCTGAGAATGCCATCGGCCGCATCAAGAAATTTCGCGTCTGCAAGGAGTTTTTCAGGAATCGGACCTCACAGCACGGCGTGATGTGGGGGTGTGTCGCCGGACTCGTCAATCTCCGTTGGCAACGCCGCCACCACCTCTGCACGCCCTGA
- a CDS encoding HD domain-containing protein, which produces MSDFPLTDRFLHALERAHRWHAGQYRKVPEGETPTVPYLSHLLGVASVALEFGASEDEAIAALLHDALEDGPENIQADVARRGEAREDLRCMIREEFGEQVEKLVSGATEETALVEGRKAPWADRKMAYLRKLIDTDHVEEAASLLVSASDKLHNARAILADVLAFGDSPESRVAFFDRFTAGQEGTLQYYRLLVWAYRRAPGAQGRPRLQALVAELDRTVAALEQACGVREEDVIPAAPLRPFVEVHLGASGQG; this is translated from the coding sequence ATGAGCGACTTTCCCCTGACGGACCGTTTCCTGCACGCTCTGGAACGGGCGCACCGCTGGCATGCCGGGCAGTACCGCAAGGTGCCGGAGGGCGAGACGCCCACCGTGCCGTACCTCTCCCACCTGCTGGGTGTCGCGTCCGTTGCCCTGGAATTCGGCGCGTCCGAGGACGAGGCCATCGCGGCGCTCCTGCACGATGCGCTGGAGGACGGCCCGGAGAACATCCAGGCGGACGTCGCGCGGCGTGGTGAGGCGCGCGAGGACCTACGCTGCATGATCCGGGAGGAGTTCGGTGAGCAGGTCGAGAAGCTGGTGTCCGGCGCGACCGAGGAGACGGCCCTGGTCGAAGGGAGGAAGGCGCCCTGGGCGGACCGCAAGATGGCGTACCTGCGAAAGTTGATCGACACCGATCACGTCGAGGAGGCGGCGTCGCTGCTGGTCAGTGCGTCGGACAAGCTGCACAATGCCCGCGCGATCCTCGCGGACGTCCTGGCGTTCGGGGACAGCCCGGAGAGTCGCGTGGCGTTCTTCGACCGCTTCACGGCCGGTCAGGAGGGCACGTTGCAGTACTACCGGCTGCTTGTCTGGGCGTACCGCCGCGCGCCGGGTGCACAGGGGCGACCGCGCCTCCAGGCCCTCGTCGCGGAACTCGACCGGACCGTGGCTGCACTTGAGCAGGCCTGCGGTGTCCGCGAGGAGGACGTGATCCCCGCCGCGCCGCTGAGGCCATTCGTTGAGGTACACCTTGGGGCCAGCGGTCAGGGCTGA
- a CDS encoding NAD-dependent succinate-semialdehyde dehydrogenase — MKSVNPATGETFATYDEHTTEQVQAAIAAAHAAYGEYRRTSFEQRGVWMNAAADVLERRAGELALLATREMGKTLEAARQEVLKCASACRYYAEHAADFLAPEPVQTEADEAFVTYQPLGVVLAVMPWNFPFWQAFRFIAPTLMAGNTGLLKHASNVPGCALAIEDVLREAGFPAGVFTTLLIGSREVEAVLKDPRVTAVSLTGSEGAGRAVSATAGGELKPAVMELGGSDPFIVMPSADLDLAAKTAVTARTINNGQSCIAAKRFIVHSDVYDAFTDAFVSGLEALKVGNPELDGTDVGPLATPQIREDIHTQVQDAVNKGARVRTGGQLPQGPGNYYPVTALDGLSPDMSVWMEETFGPVALIFRVQSLDEAVELANTTTFGLGSSAWTNDTAERERFVADLEAGSVFINSMVASDPRLPFGGVKNSGFGRELGRHGILQFVNIKTVSIGAPGGAHHSKTE; from the coding sequence ATGAAGAGCGTCAATCCGGCCACGGGCGAGACCTTCGCCACGTACGACGAGCACACCACCGAACAGGTGCAGGCCGCCATTGCCGCCGCCCACGCGGCCTACGGCGAGTACCGCCGGACCTCGTTCGAGCAGCGCGGCGTGTGGATGAACGCCGCTGCCGACGTCCTGGAACGCCGCGCCGGGGAACTCGCGCTGCTCGCCACGCGCGAGATGGGCAAGACCCTGGAGGCCGCGCGGCAGGAAGTCCTGAAATGCGCGTCCGCCTGCCGGTACTACGCCGAACACGCCGCGGACTTCCTGGCCCCCGAACCCGTGCAGACCGAGGCGGACGAGGCGTTCGTGACGTACCAGCCGCTGGGCGTGGTGCTGGCCGTCATGCCCTGGAACTTCCCGTTCTGGCAGGCGTTCCGCTTCATCGCGCCGACCCTGATGGCCGGGAACACCGGGCTCCTCAAGCACGCCAGTAACGTGCCGGGCTGCGCCCTGGCCATCGAGGACGTGCTGCGCGAGGCGGGCTTCCCGGCGGGCGTGTTCACGACCCTGCTGATCGGCAGCCGCGAGGTGGAGGCCGTCCTGAAGGACCCGCGCGTGACTGCCGTGAGCCTGACCGGGTCCGAGGGGGCCGGGCGGGCCGTGTCCGCCACCGCCGGAGGGGAACTCAAGCCTGCCGTGATGGAACTGGGCGGCTCGGACCCGTTTATCGTGATGCCCAGCGCCGACCTCGACCTCGCCGCGAAGACGGCCGTGACGGCCCGCACCATCAACAACGGCCAGAGCTGCATCGCTGCCAAACGCTTCATCGTGCATTCGGACGTGTACGACGCCTTCACGGACGCGTTCGTCTCGGGCCTGGAGGCCCTGAAGGTCGGAAACCCGGAACTGGACGGCACCGACGTCGGCCCGCTCGCCACGCCGCAGATCCGCGAGGACATCCACACGCAGGTGCAGGACGCCGTGAACAAGGGCGCGCGGGTCCGCACGGGCGGGCAGCTGCCGCAGGGGCCGGGGAACTACTACCCGGTCACCGCCCTGGACGGGCTGAGCCCCGACATGTCGGTCTGGATGGAAGAAACCTTCGGGCCGGTCGCCCTCATCTTCCGCGTGCAGAGCCTCGACGAAGCGGTCGAACTGGCGAACACCACCACCTTCGGCCTGGGCAGCAGCGCCTGGACGAACGACACCGCCGAGCGGGAACGCTTCGTCGCGGACCTGGAGGCCGGGTCGGTGTTCATCAACTCGATGGTCGCCAGCGACCCGCGCCTGCCGTTCGGCGGCGTGAAGAACAGCGGCTTCGGGCGTGAACTGGGCCGCCACGGCATCCTGCAATTCGTGAACATCAAGACCGTGTCCATCGGCGCGCCCGGCGGCGCGCACCACAGCAAGACCGAATGA